A genomic stretch from Anaerolinea thermophila UNI-1 includes:
- a CDS encoding competence/damage-inducible protein A, with protein MPVAEIVTIGTELLLGEILDTNTRFLARELRNLGVDLYRTTTVGDNEERIAGVLKEALGRSQIVLTTGGLGPTVDDPTRQAVARALGVKLEFHPELWQQIQERFQRYGRQPSENNRRQAFIPQGAIPIPNPVGTAPAFIGETSEACIICLPGVPREMEYLFQHAVVPYLKERFHLHGVIQVRVLHTAGVGESQIDEWIGDLETSSNPTVGLLAHPGQCDIRITAKAETPENAASMIADMEALVRQRCGEAIFGADADTLETVIAGQLSRLGWKLLVVEVGLEGELCARLRHPSLADVSTCRAETIAEEGSPLVPEKTDEAQVFLGVCLSRDFDSFSLRWEIVSPQGRQTGLRKFGGAPALVKTWAGNTALDLVRRHLSQKG; from the coding sequence ATGCCTGTTGCAGAGATTGTTACCATTGGTACGGAACTTCTCCTTGGGGAAATCCTGGACACAAATACCCGCTTTCTGGCGCGCGAGTTGCGGAATTTAGGCGTAGATTTATATCGTACGACAACCGTGGGGGATAACGAAGAACGCATTGCCGGCGTTCTCAAAGAGGCATTGGGGCGTTCACAAATTGTCCTGACAACCGGCGGATTAGGACCAACCGTGGATGATCCTACCCGGCAGGCGGTTGCCCGTGCTTTGGGGGTTAAACTGGAATTTCATCCTGAATTGTGGCAGCAAATCCAGGAACGTTTTCAGAGATACGGTCGCCAGCCTTCTGAAAACAACCGACGTCAGGCGTTTATCCCCCAAGGGGCTATCCCCATACCTAATCCAGTTGGTACTGCCCCTGCTTTCATCGGTGAGACTTCAGAAGCCTGTATCATTTGTTTGCCCGGTGTTCCCCGCGAGATGGAGTATCTGTTCCAGCATGCAGTTGTGCCTTATCTTAAAGAGCGTTTTCATCTTCACGGGGTCATTCAAGTTCGTGTGCTCCATACGGCTGGGGTGGGGGAATCGCAAATTGATGAGTGGATCGGGGATCTGGAAACCTCATCCAACCCCACAGTAGGTTTACTGGCACATCCTGGGCAATGCGATATTCGCATTACAGCCAAAGCCGAGACGCCCGAAAATGCCGCCAGTATGATTGCCGACATGGAAGCGCTCGTGCGCCAGCGTTGTGGAGAGGCAATTTTTGGCGCAGATGCAGACACCCTGGAAACCGTTATCGCCGGGCAGTTAAGCCGTCTGGGATGGAAGTTGCTGGTTGTTGAAGTGGGATTGGAAGGAGAGTTGTGTGCGCGGTTAAGGCATCCTTCTCTCGCTGATGTTTCTACGTGCCGGGCAGAGACAATTGCAGAAGAAGGCTCGCCTCTCGTCCCGGAGAAGACGGATGAGGCGCAGGTGTTTTTAGGGGTTTGTCTTTCCCGAGATTTCGATTCGTTTTCTCTGCGGTGGGAAATTGTTTCCCCTCAAGGGCGTCAAACAGGATTGCGGAAATTTGGTGGCGCCCCAGCGCTGGTCAAAACCTGGGCGGGGAACACAGCCCTGGATCTTGTACGCAGGCATCTTTCCCAGAAAGGATAA
- a CDS encoding PadR family transcriptional regulator, producing the protein MSRRKASESSPEYPLLGFLYFQPLHGYDLHKRLESTLGEVWTLPQNQVYNILKRLECQGYITPISGESESHTPNKQVFTLTPAGKHHFETWLMTPTPGSSKALRMEFICRLFFATQISEDLYSRLIQEQYHEIHRSVEYLKKKMEACPAEQVFNRMGLDLRIRQLIATLEWLETFHQICEEQLT; encoded by the coding sequence ATGAGCCGTCGAAAAGCCAGCGAAAGTTCTCCGGAATATCCCTTACTGGGATTTTTATACTTTCAGCCTCTTCATGGATATGACCTCCATAAGAGACTGGAAAGCACATTGGGAGAAGTCTGGACTCTGCCTCAAAATCAGGTGTACAACATTTTGAAACGCCTGGAATGTCAGGGATACATTACACCGATTTCAGGGGAGAGCGAAAGTCATACTCCCAATAAGCAAGTTTTTACCCTCACCCCCGCAGGAAAACACCATTTTGAAACCTGGTTAATGACCCCTACACCAGGAAGTTCCAAAGCGCTTCGGATGGAATTCATCTGCCGATTGTTTTTTGCCACCCAAATTTCAGAAGATTTGTACTCCCGGCTGATTCAAGAGCAATACCATGAAATCCATCGCTCCGTTGAATACCTGAAAAAGAAAATGGAAGCCTGTCCGGCAGAACAGGTTTTCAATCGCATGGGACTGGATTTGCGCATTCGCCAGTTAATTGCGACTCTGGAGTGGCTTGAAACCTTTCACCAGATTTGTGAGGAGCAATTGACATGA
- a CDS encoding ABC transporter permease, whose amino-acid sequence MSSLPATKAITVPEAERTSTIWSRWYQQLWKLLALPLLLFFVLPIGTIFVRLSPEDVWKVLQAPQALQALSLSLITATVTTAITSIAGTPLAYLIYRRRSPFTRFIETLIELPSVLPPSVAGVALLLTFGRNGWLGQSLSVMGIQIPFTPLAVVLAQLFIASPLYVKSAALGFASIDCEVRKAAALDGANRWQILRYIVIPLSWQAIVSGLILTWARAIGEFGATILFAGNLPGRTQTMPIAIYIGFETSLELALTLSAILVLISFGILILLKTFLHASNSE is encoded by the coding sequence ATGAGCAGCCTGCCTGCAACCAAAGCCATCACCGTACCGGAAGCCGAGAGAACCTCTACCATCTGGTCAAGATGGTATCAGCAATTATGGAAACTACTTGCCCTGCCCCTTCTGCTGTTCTTTGTTTTACCCATCGGAACAATCTTTGTACGCTTAAGCCCTGAGGATGTCTGGAAAGTTTTGCAAGCCCCTCAGGCGCTTCAAGCCCTTTCTCTAAGCCTGATTACGGCGACAGTGACTACTGCGATTACATCCATTGCCGGCACTCCTCTGGCTTACCTGATTTACCGCCGACGTTCCCCTTTCACGCGCTTTATAGAAACACTCATCGAACTACCTTCGGTGCTTCCCCCTTCTGTAGCAGGGGTAGCCCTTTTATTGACCTTTGGACGCAACGGCTGGTTAGGACAATCTCTCTCGGTGATGGGTATTCAGATTCCCTTTACCCCACTCGCTGTGGTGCTGGCACAATTGTTCATCGCCTCGCCTCTGTATGTAAAATCGGCGGCTTTAGGATTTGCCAGCATTGATTGCGAAGTCCGCAAAGCTGCCGCGCTGGATGGGGCAAATCGCTGGCAAATTCTGCGCTATATTGTCATTCCTCTCTCGTGGCAAGCCATTGTCAGCGGGCTAATCCTGACCTGGGCAAGAGCCATTGGGGAATTTGGGGCTACCATTCTATTTGCCGGTAATCTGCCGGGACGTACCCAAACCATGCCCATTGCTATCTATATTGGCTTCGAAACCAGTTTGGAACTGGCTCTGACCCTATCAGCCATCCTTGTCCTGATTTCTTTTGGCATTCTAATACTGCTCAAGACCTTTTTACATGCCTCAAACTCTGAATAA
- a CDS encoding sulfite exporter TauE/SafE family protein, with protein sequence MEALLALVVAIPIGVLGGLIGLGGAEFRLPVLVGIFKRSARDAVPINLAISLITLLSSLIIRLRVLHDFPYVSLLVPVGGLIFGGMVFAFIGAGWISQIPVHRLEALIRYFLIMIGILLLIEGLFSLPVGHLLRYSLWLQGIVGIICGAMIGIVSSTLGVAGGELIIPTLIFIYGIDVKLAGTASLMISLPTVATGIFRYFRKGLYRERKEWTTMIAPMGAGSVAGAILGGILMGMIPGQWLKVILGLVLIISALRMFVNHHQSQNKTAGKV encoded by the coding sequence ATGGAAGCCTTACTTGCTCTCGTCGTCGCCATCCCCATTGGAGTGCTGGGCGGTTTGATTGGACTTGGTGGGGCAGAATTTCGTCTGCCCGTTCTGGTAGGGATTTTCAAGCGCTCGGCACGAGATGCTGTACCGATTAACCTCGCCATCAGTCTGATCACTCTTCTCTCTTCCCTGATTATTCGATTAAGAGTTTTGCACGACTTTCCTTATGTATCCCTTTTGGTACCTGTTGGTGGACTTATTTTTGGGGGAATGGTGTTTGCTTTTATTGGTGCAGGATGGATCAGCCAGATTCCCGTTCATCGTTTAGAGGCATTAATCCGCTATTTCCTAATCATGATTGGAATCCTCTTGTTAATAGAAGGATTATTTTCTCTTCCTGTAGGCCATCTCCTGCGGTATTCACTCTGGTTGCAGGGCATTGTTGGAATCATTTGCGGAGCAATGATTGGCATTGTCAGCAGCACCCTGGGAGTGGCGGGCGGTGAATTAATCATTCCGACTCTCATTTTTATCTATGGGATAGACGTCAAACTGGCTGGAACTGCCAGCCTGATGATCAGTTTACCCACAGTGGCCACCGGCATTTTCCGTTACTTCCGCAAAGGATTGTATCGGGAACGCAAAGAATGGACAACGATGATTGCCCCCATGGGAGCCGGTTCGGTTGCTGGAGCCATCCTGGGGGGCATTTTGATGGGAATGATTCCCGGGCAATGGCTTAAGGTTATTCTGGGATTGGTGCTGATCATCTCTGCCTTACGGATGTTCGTGAATCATCACCAATCCCAGAATAAAACCGCCGGGAAAGTCTGA
- a CDS encoding YeiH family protein yields MEKKQHFLYPVMGLLVTFLLGWVAWRLTRWIYPMTLPFQIPGKALEYPMWAALVGLLGGFFLRKLGKFEEVKSGIRTELFLKVGLILLGAGIDLKIILHAAGGAIIQTLIMITSVFMFSWWITGKFGLDEKLRAVLSSAVSICGVSAAIAAAGSVQAKKEQVTYVATLVILVALPMMVISPLIAQALHLPQAVAGAWFGGNIDTTAAVVGAGTIFGEEAQKIASIVKSTQNTLIGLVAFLLAVYFARKQAGEGTKPSPRLIWDRFPKFVLGFVVASVLYSLGWIDGGKGTAIDALKNWFFTFAFVGMGMDFSLKELNAMGTRPIIAFLIITLFNTLLALGVAWVIFGGWLF; encoded by the coding sequence ATGGAAAAGAAACAGCATTTTCTTTATCCTGTAATGGGCTTGCTTGTTACCTTTCTTCTCGGGTGGGTGGCTTGGCGCCTTACTCGCTGGATTTACCCCATGACCCTGCCTTTTCAAATTCCCGGTAAAGCTCTGGAGTACCCCATGTGGGCAGCCCTGGTGGGCTTGCTGGGTGGTTTTTTTCTCAGAAAACTGGGAAAGTTTGAAGAGGTCAAGTCTGGCATTCGTACCGAACTTTTTTTGAAGGTTGGTTTGATTCTTCTGGGGGCGGGTATTGATCTGAAGATCATCCTTCACGCTGCCGGAGGAGCCATCATCCAAACCCTGATCATGATCACCTCTGTCTTCATGTTCTCGTGGTGGATTACTGGAAAGTTTGGGTTGGATGAAAAACTGCGCGCGGTCCTTTCGTCTGCTGTGTCTATATGCGGTGTGTCTGCTGCTATTGCGGCGGCTGGTTCCGTGCAGGCGAAAAAAGAACAGGTCACTTACGTGGCTACGCTGGTGATCCTGGTGGCTCTCCCCATGATGGTGATTTCTCCGCTGATTGCGCAAGCCTTGCATTTACCTCAAGCGGTTGCCGGTGCCTGGTTTGGCGGCAACATTGATACCACGGCGGCAGTGGTAGGGGCTGGCACCATTTTTGGCGAGGAAGCCCAAAAGATTGCCTCGATTGTGAAATCCACTCAAAACACGCTGATTGGGCTGGTAGCCTTCCTGCTGGCAGTATACTTTGCGCGCAAACAAGCCGGTGAGGGCACAAAGCCCAGCCCACGTCTTATCTGGGATCGCTTTCCTAAATTTGTGCTTGGGTTTGTGGTGGCATCCGTGCTTTACTCACTGGGTTGGATTGACGGCGGCAAAGGAACAGCCATTGACGCCCTGAAAAACTGGTTCTTCACCTTTGCCTTCGTGGGCATGGGAATGGATTTTTCACTTAAAGAACTTAACGCTATGGGCACCCGGCCTATTATAGCCTTTCTGATAATTACTCTCTTTAACACCTTACTTGCTTTAGGTGTTGCCTGGGTGATTTTTGGGGGGTGGTTGTTCTAA
- a CDS encoding thioredoxin family protein encodes MLNIKILGSGCANCKRLEALARKVVGELGLEAEFEKVTDMNEIMKWPILSTPGLVVNGKVVSYGRIPSEAEIAGWLKSAS; translated from the coding sequence ATGTTAAACATTAAAATCCTCGGTTCTGGATGCGCCAATTGCAAACGCCTTGAAGCCCTGGCACGAAAAGTAGTTGGAGAGTTGGGCTTGGAAGCCGAATTTGAGAAAGTAACCGACATGAATGAAATCATGAAATGGCCCATTCTTTCTACGCCAGGGCTGGTTGTTAATGGCAAAGTGGTTTCATATGGAAGAATCCCCAGCGAGGCAGAAATTGCTGGCTGGTTGAAATCGGCTTCTTAA
- a CDS encoding permease translates to MGSILSYLSTLLWSGWTSLLDYLAAHVLLCLVPAFFIAGFMSSMIPKEAITRFLGPRASKWVSYPISAIGGFILAVCSCTILPLFAGIWKRGAGLGPAITFLFVGPAINILALSYTGAAIGFDIAASRLILSIGFGILIGVIMAWVFRKEERARAVEMQENGVFDQTARVKPSIWVMFALLVGILIVGTLQINVLTRVYARIELPFEWSNLLGQGLASLSLTFQGGVLILLLMVIGVTSWKGFENIFEGFNRWTYAALLLIGLTILIAAPKEEVDSLIIGINGRLIGEILLLAGVIFVARRYFTKDELTGWIWETWKFVKQIFPLLIVGVFVAGMAKVIIPETWVRTIAGQNTLLANTVGVLFGVFMYFPTLVEVPVAKMFLDLGMARGPLLAYLLADPELSLQSILVLNEVMGKKKTAVYVSLVAVLSTLAGYLFGVFIAHFS, encoded by the coding sequence ATGGGGTCAATCCTGAGTTACCTTTCCACATTGCTCTGGTCTGGATGGACAAGCCTACTGGATTATCTTGCCGCGCACGTCCTTCTTTGCCTCGTTCCAGCCTTTTTCATCGCCGGATTCATGAGTTCCATGATTCCCAAAGAAGCCATTACCCGCTTTCTGGGACCCCGGGCATCCAAATGGGTAAGTTACCCCATTTCTGCCATTGGTGGTTTCATTCTCGCGGTTTGTTCCTGCACCATTTTGCCGCTATTTGCAGGGATCTGGAAACGAGGCGCGGGATTGGGCCCAGCCATCACCTTCCTGTTCGTTGGACCTGCCATAAATATCCTGGCTCTCTCTTACACGGGAGCCGCCATTGGGTTTGACATTGCCGCCTCACGGTTAATTCTCTCGATTGGGTTCGGAATCCTCATCGGGGTAATCATGGCATGGGTGTTCCGGAAAGAGGAACGTGCCCGTGCCGTTGAAATGCAGGAAAATGGCGTTTTTGACCAGACTGCTCGGGTAAAACCCTCTATTTGGGTGATGTTTGCGCTGCTGGTGGGCATCCTGATTGTGGGGACTTTACAGATAAACGTCTTAACACGTGTGTACGCTCGAATTGAATTGCCGTTCGAATGGTCAAACCTCTTGGGACAAGGATTAGCCTCGTTGAGTCTGACATTTCAGGGCGGGGTATTGATCCTCTTGCTGATGGTTATTGGGGTCACCTCCTGGAAAGGCTTTGAGAATATCTTCGAGGGTTTCAACCGATGGACTTATGCCGCACTACTCCTGATTGGGTTGACCATTCTCATCGCCGCGCCAAAAGAAGAGGTGGATTCGCTCATCATCGGCATTAATGGCCGCCTGATTGGTGAAATCCTGCTTCTTGCTGGTGTCATTTTTGTTGCCCGCCGGTACTTTACCAAGGATGAATTAACCGGTTGGATTTGGGAAACGTGGAAGTTTGTCAAACAAATTTTCCCGCTCTTAATCGTAGGCGTGTTTGTTGCAGGAATGGCAAAAGTCATCATTCCAGAAACCTGGGTACGGACAATTGCCGGTCAAAATACTCTGCTGGCGAATACGGTTGGGGTGCTGTTTGGTGTCTTCATGTACTTTCCCACCCTGGTTGAAGTCCCCGTGGCAAAGATGTTCCTGGATTTAGGCATGGCGCGTGGTCCGCTTCTGGCATATCTGCTGGCGGACCCGGAACTGTCTTTACAGTCTATCCTGGTGCTGAATGAAGTCATGGGGAAAAAGAAAACCGCCGTATATGTGTCTTTAGTGGCTGTGTTGAGTACTCTGGCAGGATATCTGTTTGGGGTTTTCATCGCACACTTCTCTTAA
- a CDS encoding MFS transporter codes for MKITFQKGKTVNLLKKIKSYPRLGVVLLAFVAFVALGLPDGLLGVGWPSIRNSFSIPLDAIGMLLTASVAGYMASSFMSGVMLSRLGVGKVLALSCFLTGLALIGYTLVPQWWMMVLLGIVAGLGAGAIDAGLNTYVAAHFGEGLMQWLHASWGVGITIGPIIMTLGLSSLETWRFGYWVVGGFQIALAIGFTLTLPMWNQGHVRFPAHENAQPEKKLTDYQTPLSETLRKPCVWLSVLLFFLYVGAESSLGTWTYTLLTESRGVDKTLAGFFAGSYWFTFTIGRILAGLVAHRVGINKLVLGGLTGALLGAGLLIWNPAEIANVIAVGLIGISIAPIFPAMMSGTRIRVGDKYAANTIGLQMAATGFGTAVIPSTMGVLARHISLEVIPVYLLAVYVSLLGVYLLAIRPERAPSKGKVQPLAQIDSGK; via the coding sequence ATGAAGATCACTTTCCAGAAAGGCAAGACTGTGAACCTTCTCAAAAAGATCAAAAGTTACCCAAGATTGGGGGTTGTGCTTTTAGCCTTCGTCGCCTTTGTGGCATTAGGTTTACCGGATGGCTTGCTGGGCGTCGGCTGGCCCTCCATTCGCAACAGTTTTTCCATTCCCCTGGATGCAATCGGGATGCTTTTAACCGCTTCCGTCGCCGGGTACATGGCATCCAGTTTCATGAGCGGTGTCATGCTCTCCCGACTGGGAGTGGGTAAAGTCCTGGCGCTCAGTTGCTTTCTCACCGGTTTAGCCCTGATCGGCTACACACTCGTCCCGCAATGGTGGATGATGGTACTTTTAGGCATCGTTGCCGGGCTGGGAGCCGGCGCCATTGACGCCGGGTTGAACACCTATGTCGCCGCGCACTTTGGCGAGGGCTTAATGCAATGGCTGCACGCCAGTTGGGGCGTGGGCATCACCATTGGACCCATCATCATGACTCTGGGGCTGAGTTCCCTTGAGACCTGGCGATTCGGCTACTGGGTAGTGGGAGGCTTTCAGATAGCCCTGGCAATCGGGTTTACCCTCACCCTGCCCATGTGGAATCAGGGGCATGTTCGGTTTCCAGCCCACGAAAATGCTCAGCCTGAAAAGAAACTCACTGACTATCAAACTCCCCTGTCAGAAACCCTGCGCAAGCCCTGCGTATGGCTGAGCGTCTTGTTGTTTTTCCTGTACGTGGGGGCAGAAAGTTCGCTGGGAACATGGACCTATACCCTGCTGACCGAATCGCGCGGGGTGGATAAAACTCTGGCGGGGTTCTTCGCCGGAAGTTACTGGTTCACCTTTACCATTGGGCGCATCCTTGCGGGACTGGTTGCTCACCGCGTGGGCATTAACAAACTGGTACTGGGTGGTTTAACCGGAGCATTACTCGGGGCAGGACTGTTGATCTGGAATCCGGCTGAAATTGCCAATGTCATCGCCGTTGGGTTGATTGGCATTTCGATTGCGCCTATTTTCCCTGCCATGATGTCCGGCACCCGCATCCGCGTGGGCGACAAATATGCCGCCAACACCATTGGCTTGCAGATGGCGGCAACAGGCTTTGGCACGGCGGTAATTCCCTCCACCATGGGCGTGCTGGCGCGCCATATTTCCCTGGAAGTGATTCCGGTGTACCTGCTGGCAGTGTATGTCAGTTTGCTGGGAGTTTACCTGCTGGCGATCAGACCTGAAAGGGCACCCTCCAAAGGGAAAGTACAGCCCTTAGCCCAAATTGACTCAGGAAAATAA
- a CDS encoding tyrosine-type recombinase/integrase, translated as MAKSNLYQTKTTTNIIPVMEVGNMPLLSYCIDEFLEFKRAQRLSRWTLLDYETVLRRFNREIGDFDIDHIERKTIAHYLASLDLSKKRVKNIYTALSSLWTWAVEMGYCTVHIIRQIKPPKPEKRPILPFTRDQIMNMLASTDASKEYTRPGKRACRNRLKTGVRDRAIILLLLDTGIRASELCGIKVKDIKPHGIYIHGKGSKDRLVPISETTRSALCDYIGEQKDIEKYVFKTEQGNVLSRDALRLIIRRIGDRAGVNDAHPHRFRHTFAINFLRNGGDVFTLQAILGHETLDMVRRYLAIAQTDINGVHQRASPVKVWGL; from the coding sequence ATGGCAAAATCCAATCTCTACCAAACCAAAACAACAACAAACATCATACCAGTCATGGAGGTTGGAAATATGCCTTTGCTGTCTTATTGCATTGACGAGTTTTTGGAGTTTAAGCGAGCTCAGCGTCTGAGCCGTTGGACTTTACTGGATTATGAAACCGTCCTGCGGCGATTTAATAGGGAAATTGGTGATTTTGACATAGATCATATTGAACGAAAGACAATTGCCCATTATTTGGCATCACTCGATTTGTCAAAAAAAAGAGTCAAAAACATTTACACAGCTCTTTCTTCTCTCTGGACATGGGCGGTTGAAATGGGATATTGCACAGTTCATATTATTCGCCAGATCAAGCCCCCCAAACCTGAAAAGCGCCCTATTCTCCCTTTCACCCGTGATCAAATTATGAATATGCTTGCATCTACCGATGCCTCAAAGGAATACACTCGTCCGGGAAAACGTGCTTGTCGTAATCGCTTGAAGACCGGTGTGCGAGATAGGGCAATCATTTTATTGCTGTTAGATACCGGGATCAGAGCATCTGAATTATGTGGAATAAAGGTAAAAGACATTAAACCACACGGAATTTATATTCACGGAAAAGGCTCAAAGGATCGCTTGGTGCCGATTTCAGAAACAACCCGCTCTGCGCTGTGCGACTATATAGGAGAACAAAAAGACATTGAGAAATATGTATTCAAAACAGAGCAAGGGAATGTTCTTAGCCGAGACGCACTCAGATTGATTATTCGGCGAATTGGCGACCGGGCTGGTGTAAACGATGCTCATCCTCACCGATTCCGACATACTTTCGCAATAAATTTCTTGAGAAACGGTGGAGACGTTTTTACACTGCAAGCAATTTTAGGGCATGAAACCTTGGATATGGTTCGTAGATACCTGGCAATTGCTCAAACAGATATAAATGGTGTACATCAGCGTGCCTCACCTGTAAAAGTCTGGGGGCTTTAA